A window of the Ostrea edulis chromosome 1, xbOstEdul1.1, whole genome shotgun sequence genome harbors these coding sequences:
- the LOC125672707 gene encoding uncharacterized protein LOC125672707 isoform X1, protein MRAASFLVIFMFLKNVDTQKSKVHLEKISTLYIPSRYDSNDFPEFKLGKHAAEQLAYDPTQKILYVTGEEKLTVVDISDPSNPLILYRKKFEKMDPTDVEYCGNHVFLTVNNDVKPEEGRVMVFRKYNKRHNTMPVVLNLVVGPSPNMLLPTFNCQTVLVALEGEPFARGGNLIDPEGAIGIIKFPNSYISKKTYSYKTLDFKHFNNKYPALSKSGVRFVYKGNGNTLAQDLEPEHITLSADEKKAFVTLQENNAIAEVDLVREKITNLRGLGFKDWKKYKLDPSDSDGGINIYPYPVYGIYQPDAIRTVKVRGREYIVTADEGNSKDYSRMKLTIPGFNEVERVRDITLSKQSEVLKWAKERKIPNIQHEALLGKLLVTTENGRRRDGTYDKLYTFGGRGFSVLTSDTMLRVYDSGSNVEESHAKQYPKLFNSLVKSSANITDTVDSRSDSKGPESESLAVAYDGRRVIVFLGNERPGSISIYSFNNDMSRGSLESIYSGARALTGTWGSAFSRGYITDMDPDDIKYLSPNQSPNGRPMLLVAGSDTGTISLFNVRGMRSPLPKPRVSSRIPYKPLQSSPLKESTTKALVTTQSKVTIPWKGNQNLIGKQSNNFKKNQKGNFYRNTKGNKKVIKKTATTKGRNKQRNKARQKTNAKTARKLSKAVNKKRLSQSAKGKRPPKRANRNRITKTAKRLLKSKGTKAKQRRVSKTKRGRASKTKGRRTSKTKRTRASKTKGKQKSKRRQSSSKKSKSKRV, encoded by the exons ATGCGCGCCGCAAGTTTTCTTGTAATTTTCATGTTCTTGAAAAATGTGGACACTCAGAAAAGTAAAGTGCATTTGGAAAAAATATCCACTTTGTATATTCCGTCGCGTTACGATTCTAATGATTTTCCGGAGTTTAAACTTGGAAAGCATGCAGCGGAACAACTTGCCTACGATCCTACACAAAAGATTTTATATGTGACAG GCGAGGAAAAGTTGACCGTTGTAGATATTTCCGATCCCAGCAATCCTTTGATTCTTTAccggaaaaagtttgaaaaaatgGATCCAACGGATGTAGAATATTGCGGGAATCACGTGTTTCTCACCGTCAACAATGATGTCAAACCTGAAGAGGGAAGAGTCATGGTGTTCCGGAAGTACAATAAACGACATAATACCATGCCAGTTGTACTAAATCTTGTTG TTGGTCCGTCCCCCAATATGTTACTTCCGACATTCAACTGTCAAACTGTATTGGTGGCGCTAGAGGGAGAGCCGTTTGCCAGGGGAGGTAACCTCATCGATCCAGAGGGCGCTATTGGTATCATCAAGTTCCCAAACAGCTACATCTCCAAGAAGACGTACAGTTACAAAACTCTGGACTTCAAACACTTTAACAACAA ATATCCGGCATTGTCAAAGAGTGGTGTGCGTTTCGTTTACAAAGGAAACGGTAATACTTTAGCACAAGATCTAGAGCCAGAACACATTACTCTGAGCGCTGATGAGAAGAAGGCGTTCGTCACTTTACAG GAAAATAATGCAATTGCAGAAGTTGATTTAGTCAGAGAAAAAATAACTAATTTACGTGGACTAGGATTCAAAGACTGGAAAAAGTATAAACTCGACCCCAGTGACAGTGATGgag GCATCAATATCTATCCGTACCCTGTTTACGGTATATATCAGCCAGACGCCATAAGGACCGTGAAAGTTCGAGGAAGGGAGTATATTGTAACAGCCGATGAGGGAAATAGCAAAGATTATTCCAGAATGAAACTGACAATTCCGGGATTCAACGAAGTTGAACGAGTCAGAGATATCACTCTCTCAA AGCAATCTGAAGTACTGAAATGGGCCAAAGAGAGAAAAATACCGAACATCCAACACGAGGCACTATTGG GTAAACTATTGGTTACTACGGAAAATGGACGACGTAGAGATGGTACCTACGACAAGCTCTATACGTTTGGTGGGCGTGGTTTCTCTGTGCTGACTTCGGACACCATGCTTCGCGTGTACGATAGCGGGTCTAATGTCGAGGAATCACATGCAAAGCAATATCCCAAACTCTTTAACTCCTTGGTGAAGTCATCTGCAAATATCACAGATACTGTTGATTCACGGTCTGACAGTAAG gGACCAGAAAGCGAAAGCCTGGCGGTTGCCTATGATGGCCGCCGAGTGATCGTTTTCCTTGGAAACGAGCGGCCTGGCTCTATCAGTATTTACTCCTTCAACAACGACATGAGCCGGGGGTCTTTGGAGAGTATCTACAGTGGGGCGCGGGCGCTGACGGGAACGTGGGGAAGCGCGTTTTCCCGGGGTTACATCACTGACATGGATCCAGACGATATCAA ATACCTCTCTCCCAACCAGAGTCCGAATGGTCGACCCATGTTGTTAGTGGCGGGATCTGATACAGGCACCATATCACTCTTCAACGTCAGAGGCATGCGCAGTC CTTTACCAAAACCACGAGTCAGTTCTAGGATTCCATACAAACCCCTCCAAAGTTCAC CCCTCAAAGAATCGACAACAAAGGCACTTGTCACAACACAATCCAAAGTCACGATCCCCTGGAAAG GAAATCAAAACCTTATCGGAAAACAGAGcaacaattttaaaaagaacCAAAAGGGCAATTTCTATAGGAACACTAAAGGGAACAAAAAGGTCATAAAAAAGACAGCGACAACGAAAGGAAGGAATAAGCAAAGAAACAAAGCACGGCAAAAAACGAATGCAAAAACTGCGAGAAAACTTTCAAAAGCAGTAAATAAGAAAAGACTTTCACAGTCAGCAAAAGGGAAAAGACCTCCAAAACGAGCAAACCGAAACAGAATTACAAAAACTGCAAAAAGACTTTTGAAATCAAAGGGTACAAAAGCAAAACAGAGGCGTGTGTCAAAGACGAAAAGGGGGCGTGCGTCAAAGACGAAGGGCCGGCGTACATCAAAGACTAAAAGGACGCGTGCATCAAAGACAAAAGGAAAGCAAAAATCAAAAAGGCGACAAAGTTCAAGCAAAAAGTCGAAATCAAAAAGAGTATAA
- the LOC125672707 gene encoding uncharacterized protein LOC125672707 isoform X2, with protein MRAASFLVIFMFLKNVDTQKSKVHLEKISTLYIPSRYDSNDFPEFKLGKHAAEQLAYDPTQKILYVTGEEKLTVVDISDPSNPLILYRKKFEKMDPTDVEYCGNHVFLTVNNDVKPEEGRVMVFRKYNKRHNTMPVVLNLVVGPSPNMLLPTFNCQTVLVALEGEPFARGGNLIDPEGAIGIIKFPNSYISKKTYSYKTLDFKHFNNKYPALSKSGVRFVYKGNGNTLAQDLEPEHITLSADEKKAFVTLQENNAIAEVDLVREKITNLRGLGFKDWKKYKLDPSDSDGGINIYPYPVYGIYQPDAIRTVKVRGREYIVTADEGNSKDYSRMKLTIPGFNEVERVRDITLSKQSEVLKWAKERKIPNIQHEALLGKLLVTTENGRRRDGTYDKLYTFGGRGFSVLTSDTMLRVYDSGSNVEESHAKQYPKLFNSLVKSSANITDTVDSRSDSKGPESESLAVAYDGRRVIVFLGNERPGSISIYSFNNDMSRGSLESIYSGARALTGTWGSAFSRGYITDMDPDDIKYLSPNQSPNGRPMLLVAGSDTGTISLFNVRGMRSPLKESTTKALVTTQSKVTIPWKGNQNLIGKQSNNFKKNQKGNFYRNTKGNKKVIKKTATTKGRNKQRNKARQKTNAKTARKLSKAVNKKRLSQSAKGKRPPKRANRNRITKTAKRLLKSKGTKAKQRRVSKTKRGRASKTKGRRTSKTKRTRASKTKGKQKSKRRQSSSKKSKSKRV; from the exons ATGCGCGCCGCAAGTTTTCTTGTAATTTTCATGTTCTTGAAAAATGTGGACACTCAGAAAAGTAAAGTGCATTTGGAAAAAATATCCACTTTGTATATTCCGTCGCGTTACGATTCTAATGATTTTCCGGAGTTTAAACTTGGAAAGCATGCAGCGGAACAACTTGCCTACGATCCTACACAAAAGATTTTATATGTGACAG GCGAGGAAAAGTTGACCGTTGTAGATATTTCCGATCCCAGCAATCCTTTGATTCTTTAccggaaaaagtttgaaaaaatgGATCCAACGGATGTAGAATATTGCGGGAATCACGTGTTTCTCACCGTCAACAATGATGTCAAACCTGAAGAGGGAAGAGTCATGGTGTTCCGGAAGTACAATAAACGACATAATACCATGCCAGTTGTACTAAATCTTGTTG TTGGTCCGTCCCCCAATATGTTACTTCCGACATTCAACTGTCAAACTGTATTGGTGGCGCTAGAGGGAGAGCCGTTTGCCAGGGGAGGTAACCTCATCGATCCAGAGGGCGCTATTGGTATCATCAAGTTCCCAAACAGCTACATCTCCAAGAAGACGTACAGTTACAAAACTCTGGACTTCAAACACTTTAACAACAA ATATCCGGCATTGTCAAAGAGTGGTGTGCGTTTCGTTTACAAAGGAAACGGTAATACTTTAGCACAAGATCTAGAGCCAGAACACATTACTCTGAGCGCTGATGAGAAGAAGGCGTTCGTCACTTTACAG GAAAATAATGCAATTGCAGAAGTTGATTTAGTCAGAGAAAAAATAACTAATTTACGTGGACTAGGATTCAAAGACTGGAAAAAGTATAAACTCGACCCCAGTGACAGTGATGgag GCATCAATATCTATCCGTACCCTGTTTACGGTATATATCAGCCAGACGCCATAAGGACCGTGAAAGTTCGAGGAAGGGAGTATATTGTAACAGCCGATGAGGGAAATAGCAAAGATTATTCCAGAATGAAACTGACAATTCCGGGATTCAACGAAGTTGAACGAGTCAGAGATATCACTCTCTCAA AGCAATCTGAAGTACTGAAATGGGCCAAAGAGAGAAAAATACCGAACATCCAACACGAGGCACTATTGG GTAAACTATTGGTTACTACGGAAAATGGACGACGTAGAGATGGTACCTACGACAAGCTCTATACGTTTGGTGGGCGTGGTTTCTCTGTGCTGACTTCGGACACCATGCTTCGCGTGTACGATAGCGGGTCTAATGTCGAGGAATCACATGCAAAGCAATATCCCAAACTCTTTAACTCCTTGGTGAAGTCATCTGCAAATATCACAGATACTGTTGATTCACGGTCTGACAGTAAG gGACCAGAAAGCGAAAGCCTGGCGGTTGCCTATGATGGCCGCCGAGTGATCGTTTTCCTTGGAAACGAGCGGCCTGGCTCTATCAGTATTTACTCCTTCAACAACGACATGAGCCGGGGGTCTTTGGAGAGTATCTACAGTGGGGCGCGGGCGCTGACGGGAACGTGGGGAAGCGCGTTTTCCCGGGGTTACATCACTGACATGGATCCAGACGATATCAA ATACCTCTCTCCCAACCAGAGTCCGAATGGTCGACCCATGTTGTTAGTGGCGGGATCTGATACAGGCACCATATCACTCTTCAACGTCAGAGGCATGCGCAGTC CCCTCAAAGAATCGACAACAAAGGCACTTGTCACAACACAATCCAAAGTCACGATCCCCTGGAAAG GAAATCAAAACCTTATCGGAAAACAGAGcaacaattttaaaaagaacCAAAAGGGCAATTTCTATAGGAACACTAAAGGGAACAAAAAGGTCATAAAAAAGACAGCGACAACGAAAGGAAGGAATAAGCAAAGAAACAAAGCACGGCAAAAAACGAATGCAAAAACTGCGAGAAAACTTTCAAAAGCAGTAAATAAGAAAAGACTTTCACAGTCAGCAAAAGGGAAAAGACCTCCAAAACGAGCAAACCGAAACAGAATTACAAAAACTGCAAAAAGACTTTTGAAATCAAAGGGTACAAAAGCAAAACAGAGGCGTGTGTCAAAGACGAAAAGGGGGCGTGCGTCAAAGACGAAGGGCCGGCGTACATCAAAGACTAAAAGGACGCGTGCATCAAAGACAAAAGGAAAGCAAAAATCAAAAAGGCGACAAAGTTCAAGCAAAAAGTCGAAATCAAAAAGAGTATAA